In Halovivax gelatinilyticus, the following are encoded in one genomic region:
- a CDS encoding adenylosuccinate synthase, which translates to MSVTIVGSQLGDEGKGGVVDIYGEEADVVVRYQGGDNAGHTVVLGDETYKLSLVPSGAIRGTVGVLGNGCVINPETLFDELDTLRDRGLDPTVRVAARAHVIMPYHRVIDGIEEEAKADLAAGTTKRGIGPTYEDKAGRRGIRIGDLVDPDVLRDRLEYVVPQKRALASDVFDVEPDETFNVDHLYETYRAYGERLADEGMVVNCADFLASRLDDGDNVMFEGAQGTALDIDYGVYPYVTSSNPTAGGVAVGAGVSPAVVADGDVIGIVKAYLSRVGTGPLPTELGGVEGQTPDYDANEGGDDEELATYIRDEGGEYGTVTGRPRRVGWLDMPMLRHAARTSGFTGIVVNHVDTLAGLDEVKVGHSYTMTTRDGETRTLETMPPTTEQWGRCEATLRTFEGWPDVDWQAVADAGWDGLPDAARTYLTYVSDELDVPIYAVGVGPGREETVVLTDPFA; encoded by the coding sequence ATGAGCGTTACAATCGTCGGGTCGCAACTCGGCGACGAAGGAAAGGGCGGCGTCGTCGACATCTACGGCGAGGAGGCCGACGTCGTCGTTCGCTACCAGGGAGGGGACAACGCGGGACACACCGTCGTGCTGGGTGATGAGACGTACAAGCTCTCGCTCGTTCCCTCGGGGGCGATCCGCGGGACGGTCGGCGTCCTCGGAAACGGCTGCGTGATCAACCCGGAAACGCTGTTCGACGAACTCGATACCCTGCGCGATCGGGGCCTCGATCCGACGGTTCGCGTCGCTGCTCGCGCCCACGTGATCATGCCCTACCACCGCGTCATCGACGGGATCGAAGAGGAGGCGAAAGCCGACCTCGCCGCCGGGACGACAAAGCGCGGCATCGGTCCGACCTACGAGGACAAAGCCGGTCGACGCGGCATCCGCATCGGCGATCTGGTCGATCCCGACGTTCTCCGCGACCGCCTCGAGTACGTCGTCCCGCAAAAGCGAGCGCTCGCGAGCGACGTCTTCGACGTCGAACCGGACGAGACGTTCAACGTCGATCACCTCTACGAAACCTACCGCGCCTACGGCGAGCGTCTGGCGGACGAGGGGATGGTCGTAAACTGCGCGGATTTCCTGGCCAGTCGACTCGACGACGGCGACAACGTCATGTTCGAAGGCGCCCAGGGAACCGCCCTCGACATCGACTACGGCGTCTACCCGTACGTCACCTCGTCGAATCCGACCGCCGGTGGCGTCGCCGTCGGGGCGGGCGTCTCGCCGGCCGTCGTCGCCGACGGTGACGTGATCGGGATCGTCAAGGCCTACCTCTCGCGCGTCGGAACGGGTCCGCTCCCGACCGAACTCGGCGGCGTCGAGGGACAGACCCCCGACTACGACGCGAACGAAGGCGGGGACGACGAGGAACTCGCAACGTACATCCGTGACGAAGGAGGCGAGTACGGGACCGTCACCGGCCGACCGCGACGGGTCGGCTGGCTCGACATGCCGATGCTCAGACACGCCGCGCGCACGAGCGGCTTTACGGGTATCGTCGTCAACCACGTCGACACGCTCGCGGGACTCGACGAGGTGAAGGTCGGACACAGCTACACGATGACGACTCGCGACGGCGAGACGCGAACGCTCGAAACGATGCCGCCGACGACCGAACAGTGGGGTCGATGCGAGGCGACCCTGCGAACCTTCGAAGGCTGGCCGGACGTCGACTGGCAGGCCGTCGCCGACGCCGGCTGGGACGGCCTCCCCGACGCGGCCAGGACGTACCTCACGTACGTCAGTGACGAACTCGACGTCCCCATTTACGCCGTCGGCGTCGGCCCGGGCCGCGAAGAGACCGTCGTACTGACCGACCCGTTCGCCTGA
- a CDS encoding DUF7527 domain-containing protein, translated as MDSRTQARVERWESRPFAGGTDELTALADANFSGAVSAAGAWLFLLNGRVVGVVDGDIEDVAATTGTIYEAPEDVLPLLAAMLETGGETRGTYYTNETSLAEVDRTLQQGSFTGYVELSEQVLSGDYYAVYYGGRRMSAAYIGNAERLVTGEEAFRLADDEVGIYDVVDVDVTVTDIPGTEPDPVQEEPSEPTDDPTPTESVETSYDEAGYDEASGETTASESTPIEDAEASAGPGDRSLESPGTGGVSETDPDESQADATAAETDGAPNEPTPSETDDEQDSSNTDRPDATVADESVETPDPDTPDSITRPKGTDSDDAESDDPSSITTSTGDENAAEGAKDERFREEARWRETRQIPSIDPDASRTERSSEVTSHRSERRRSRTEAEPAQSAPSSQTSEDVATRADPDPDAVASTDRALQSDMLEREDKIDQLTQRVTELEETKAALERERDELARENESLTETIEALESQIESLEARLESSHSSPAAPSQPSSKPTAPATGSISLTPAEALAQTNVFVRYDSKSQTTLESAHDGDGSRADLAKNLQLERHTQFDANDATVDGVSYDEFIEGTVQYQFVSWLIETALFEIRETGRAAGLADLYDVIPRIDRVELDAEISLEDDDTENVPDLITFDVAAFDKRGTPLVVANCNDSRDPATRSMLESLEADASAVCANYPDLGGAVAVTSSFFDPGALELAEQATTSGFLSRSSKLSHVSLSRKQGYHFCLVESRSGGFHVTVPEL; from the coding sequence ATGGACTCACGTACGCAAGCGCGCGTCGAGCGATGGGAGTCGCGTCCGTTTGCCGGCGGTACGGACGAACTCACCGCACTCGCCGACGCCAACTTCTCCGGCGCCGTCTCCGCGGCCGGCGCCTGGCTGTTCCTGTTAAACGGCCGGGTCGTCGGCGTCGTAGACGGTGATATCGAAGACGTCGCCGCGACCACCGGGACGATCTACGAGGCCCCCGAGGACGTCCTGCCGCTGCTGGCGGCGATGTTAGAAACCGGCGGCGAAACGCGCGGAACCTACTACACCAACGAGACGTCGCTCGCCGAGGTCGATCGAACGCTCCAGCAGGGCTCGTTTACCGGCTACGTCGAGCTGTCAGAGCAGGTTCTCTCCGGCGACTACTACGCCGTCTACTACGGCGGACGGCGGATGTCCGCCGCCTACATCGGCAACGCCGAGCGACTCGTCACGGGTGAAGAAGCGTTCCGGCTGGCCGACGACGAGGTCGGTATTTACGACGTCGTCGACGTCGACGTTACCGTGACCGACATTCCGGGCACCGAACCCGATCCCGTCCAGGAGGAACCATCGGAACCGACCGACGATCCGACTCCGACCGAGTCGGTCGAGACGAGCTACGACGAAGCGGGCTACGACGAAGCGAGTGGGGAGACCACCGCCTCCGAATCGACGCCGATCGAGGACGCAGAGGCGTCGGCTGGGCCCGGCGACCGCTCGCTCGAGTCGCCCGGAACGGGCGGTGTGAGCGAAACCGATCCCGACGAATCCCAGGCCGACGCGACGGCCGCCGAAACCGACGGGGCGCCGAACGAACCGACGCCTTCCGAAACCGACGACGAACAGGATTCCTCGAACACCGATCGCCCCGACGCGACCGTCGCCGACGAATCGGTCGAGACGCCAGACCCGGACACGCCCGATTCGATCACGCGTCCGAAGGGAACCGACTCGGACGACGCGGAATCGGACGATCCGTCGTCGATCACGACGTCGACCGGCGACGAGAACGCCGCTGAAGGCGCCAAAGACGAACGGTTTCGAGAGGAAGCTCGCTGGCGGGAGACGCGACAGATCCCGTCGATCGATCCGGACGCCTCGCGAACCGAGCGATCATCGGAGGTCACCTCACACCGGTCCGAACGACGACGGAGTCGAACGGAGGCGGAGCCAGCGCAGTCGGCCCCGTCGAGCCAGACGTCAGAGGACGTGGCGACCCGCGCCGACCCCGATCCGGACGCGGTCGCCTCCACCGACAGAGCGCTCCAGTCGGATATGCTCGAACGCGAGGACAAGATCGACCAGCTGACCCAGCGCGTCACCGAACTAGAGGAGACGAAAGCGGCACTCGAACGGGAACGGGACGAACTCGCTCGCGAGAACGAGTCGCTCACGGAGACGATCGAGGCGCTCGAATCCCAGATCGAATCCCTCGAAGCCCGACTCGAATCCAGCCACTCGTCACCCGCTGCTCCCTCGCAACCGTCGTCGAAGCCGACAGCACCAGCAACCGGCTCGATCAGTCTGACGCCGGCCGAGGCGCTCGCACAGACCAACGTCTTCGTCCGGTACGATTCGAAGAGCCAGACCACGCTCGAATCGGCCCACGACGGCGACGGCTCCAGAGCGGACCTGGCAAAGAACCTTCAATTGGAGCGCCACACCCAGTTCGACGCGAACGACGCGACGGTCGACGGCGTATCCTACGACGAGTTCATCGAAGGGACCGTCCAGTACCAGTTCGTCAGCTGGCTGATCGAGACCGCACTGTTCGAGATCCGCGAGACCGGTCGGGCCGCCGGTCTGGCCGACCTCTACGACGTGATCCCGCGGATCGATCGCGTCGAACTCGACGCGGAAATCTCGCTCGAAGACGACGACACCGAGAACGTCCCCGATCTGATAACGTTCGACGTCGCCGCGTTCGACAAGCGGGGAACTCCCCTCGTCGTCGCAAACTGCAACGATTCGCGCGACCCGGCGACGCGCTCGATGCTCGAATCGCTCGAAGCCGACGCGTCGGCCGTCTGTGCGAACTACCCCGACCTCGGCGGCGCCGTCGCGGTAACGTCGAGCTTCTTCGATCCGGGTGCGTTAGAGCTGGCCGAGCAGGCGACCACCAGTGGATTTTTGAGTCGCAGTTCGAAACTCAGCCACGTCAGCCTCTCGCGAAAACAGGGCTATCACTTCTGTCTGGTCGAATCACGCAGCGGCGGGTTCCACGTGACAGTTCCGGAACTCTAG
- a CDS encoding UPF0058 family protein yields MHKDELLELHAELVIIMEYFAEQEDVEDGLFDAYYQLDVSPDDAHKSKSEHKHAVFVLGNALASAISNDEFSSAGRIGKRMQELADDAESKI; encoded by the coding sequence ATGCACAAGGACGAGCTGCTAGAGCTACACGCGGAACTTGTAATAATTATGGAGTACTTCGCCGAGCAAGAGGACGTCGAAGACGGACTGTTCGACGCCTACTACCAGCTAGACGTCAGCCCGGACGACGCACACAAGTCCAAGAGCGAACACAAACACGCCGTCTTCGTCCTGGGGAACGCGCTGGCGAGTGCGATCAGCAACGACGAGTTTTCGAGCGCCGGACGGATCGGAAAACGAATGCAAGAACTCGCCGACGACGCCGAATCGAAGATCTGA
- a CDS encoding DUF998 domain-containing protein, translating into MVDTHRVTRACGLAAPVIALGAIFLSTCIASPETFTWRNRALSDMGRPGTETFWVFNGGLILAGVIGIPFVHRVWDESTNRLERVGAGMLGVSLAGMIGVGLFFLEHTTYYLSTDLHGPAALTTFAAAPIAAIGYGLGAYRAGTTHLAVASLAAGTLQLASWIVWGAYVHLLASTSTTWFAVPEFVAAGCLGAWVVVLAIESVRSRADSVPTAGERDERSRAE; encoded by the coding sequence ATGGTCGATACGCACAGGGTAACGCGAGCCTGCGGGCTGGCCGCCCCGGTGATCGCCCTCGGCGCCATCTTCCTCTCGACGTGTATCGCGAGTCCGGAGACGTTCACCTGGCGAAACCGGGCACTTTCCGACATGGGTCGGCCTGGAACCGAGACGTTCTGGGTGTTCAACGGTGGGCTGATCCTCGCCGGCGTGATCGGAATCCCGTTCGTTCATCGAGTGTGGGACGAATCGACAAACCGCCTCGAGCGAGTGGGAGCCGGCATGCTGGGAGTGTCGCTCGCTGGTATGATCGGCGTGGGCCTGTTCTTTCTCGAACACACCACGTACTACCTGTCGACGGATCTCCACGGTCCGGCTGCACTTACCACGTTCGCGGCCGCCCCGATCGCGGCGATCGGGTACGGTCTTGGCGCCTATCGGGCCGGAACGACCCACCTGGCAGTCGCGTCGCTCGCCGCCGGCACACTTCAACTCGCCAGCTGGATCGTCTGGGGAGCGTACGTTCACCTGCTGGCGTCGACGTCCACGACGTGGTTCGCCGTTCCCGAATTCGTCGCCGCCGGCTGTCTCGGTGCGTGGGTCGTCGTGCTCGCCATCGAGAGTGTCCGATCACGAGCTGATTCGGTCCCGACCGCTGGCGAGCGGGACGAGCGCTCGCGCGCGGAGTGA
- a CDS encoding ABC transporter ATP-binding protein — protein sequence MPSKHVLASATDEPDREPSPSDVVLELDDVRASYGDECVIEACSLRVKEGEILTLLGPSGCGKTTTLRLIAGLETPDSGRIRLHDEAVAGGDRFVPPEERGVGVVFQEFALFPHLSARENVAFGLTDWDSDERDRRVDELLDLVGLSDQHDAYPDELSGGQQQRVALARSLAPEPTILLLDEPFSNLDVDLRVEMREEVRRIIKEAGVTAVSVTHDQEEALSISDRIAVMADGTLEQVGVPERVFQRPKSRFVAGFLGHASFLSGRVSGDHVETALGRVLRADVGGLVEEYDNTEIDLLVRPDDVTAYPAEDSETDGEVIYRRYLGPTILYRVALDDGETIECMHNHSDRIELGERVAVRVTADHELAWFPAEQRTESSAEVATPETTAPGSRTEPADSALLAEPDAVGSANDD from the coding sequence ATGCCTTCCAAACACGTACTCGCGTCGGCGACGGACGAACCAGATCGCGAGCCGTCGCCGTCGGACGTGGTACTGGAACTGGACGACGTGCGCGCGTCGTACGGCGACGAGTGCGTAATCGAAGCGTGCTCACTGCGAGTCAAAGAGGGCGAGATACTGACGCTGCTCGGCCCGTCCGGCTGTGGTAAGACGACGACGCTCAGGTTGATCGCCGGGCTCGAAACGCCCGACTCCGGGCGAATTCGACTCCACGACGAAGCGGTCGCCGGTGGTGATCGATTCGTTCCGCCCGAAGAACGCGGCGTCGGCGTCGTCTTTCAGGAATTCGCGCTCTTTCCCCACCTGAGCGCACGCGAGAACGTCGCGTTCGGACTCACCGACTGGGACAGCGACGAACGAGACCGGCGCGTCGACGAACTGCTGGACCTCGTCGGACTGTCAGACCAGCACGATGCCTATCCCGACGAACTCTCCGGCGGGCAACAACAGCGCGTCGCGCTTGCCCGCTCGCTCGCTCCGGAACCGACCATCTTGCTATTAGACGAGCCGTTTTCGAACCTCGACGTCGACCTTCGGGTCGAGATGCGAGAAGAAGTCCGTCGGATCATCAAAGAAGCCGGAGTGACGGCCGTCTCCGTCACGCACGACCAGGAAGAGGCGCTATCGATCTCCGATCGCATCGCCGTCATGGCGGACGGGACACTCGAACAGGTTGGCGTTCCGGAACGCGTCTTCCAGCGGCCGAAATCGCGCTTCGTCGCGGGCTTTCTGGGCCACGCGAGCTTCCTCTCGGGCAGAGTTAGTGGCGACCACGTCGAGACCGCGCTGGGACGCGTCCTTCGCGCTGACGTCGGCGGTCTCGTCGAGGAGTACGACAACACCGAGATCGACTTGTTGGTTCGACCCGACGACGTCACCGCCTATCCGGCAGAAGATTCGGAGACCGACGGCGAGGTGATCTACCGGCGCTACCTCGGACCGACCATCCTCTATCGGGTCGCACTCGACGACGGCGAAACCATCGAATGCATGCACAACCACTCTGATCGGATCGAACTGGGCGAGCGCGTCGCCGTCCGGGTAACCGCCGATCACGAGCTGGCCTGGTTCCCCGCAGAACAGCGAACCGAGTCGTCGGCGGAGGTGGCCACACCCGAGACGACGGCACCCGGCTCGCGGACGGAACCGGCCGACTCCGCGCTGCTCGCCGAACCCGACGCTGTCGGGTCCGCGAACGACGACTGA
- a CDS encoding DUF5793 family protein → MRREHFTLDVADVDWIETDGEPKKPSVTIDFDGSGPDLESRLTGPDGELLAGEETDVALRLQGPVESGASGVVSVTDRLTGDFVLELNVDADDVITFIRAARGYGERSNDDEGRYEVTIRVEGEELLTYEKRTFLVYDDEGSLLRQHSLIPGGVEL, encoded by the coding sequence ATGAGGCGCGAACACTTCACGCTCGACGTGGCCGACGTCGACTGGATAGAAACGGACGGCGAGCCGAAAAAGCCGTCGGTGACGATCGATTTCGACGGCTCGGGACCGGACTTGGAATCGCGCCTCACCGGCCCCGACGGGGAACTCCTGGCTGGCGAGGAAACGGACGTCGCGCTCAGACTGCAGGGACCGGTCGAATCCGGCGCCAGCGGCGTCGTCAGCGTCACCGACCGGCTCACCGGCGACTTCGTCCTCGAACTCAACGTCGACGCCGACGACGTCATCACGTTCATCCGGGCGGCCCGCGGCTACGGCGAACGGTCGAACGACGACGAAGGCCGATACGAGGTGACGATCCGGGTAGAGGGTGAAGAGTTACTCACCTACGAAAAGCGGACGTTTCTCGTCTACGACGACGAAGGGAGTCTACTGCGCCAGCACAGCCTCATTCCCGGCGGCGTCGAACTGTAA
- a CDS encoding type II/IV secretion system ATPase subunit has protein sequence MVPDDPHEAPDPPQDDSPASQSTDDQSTESRLAALRRRLGYVGDVLRGSRIELARYDPNAHDPLVSFDVPVGFSEIDRYWVNAPFAFVSILFDPERNAHQYTVVEPSLTDEESALLSTVLEDVRDPLIYRESAVDDIETRLADAVGELLERYGVDVGVETFYRLFYYVYRDFQGYGRLDPIMNDPHVEDISCDGYDLPIFVYHDEYTDIETTVSFDADALDGFVVRLAQRSGRHISIGDPMVETTLPDGSRGELALGQEVTPRGSAFTIRKYADEPFTPVDLLTYGTFDVAQLAYLWLAIEHNKSLVFAGGTASGKTTSMNAVTMFITPRSKVLTIEDTRELQLYHDNWLSSVTRERIHDGNDVTMYDLLRSALRHRPEYIVVGEVRGEEAITLFQAMNTGHTTYSTMHADSVQTVINRLENEPINVPRAMVQSLDILSIQKMTRVDGERVRRNEVLAEIEGIDQRTGELDYSTTFTRDGETDTFTESGSSVLESIRDERGWTERELRLERKNREAFLEYLRDQGISDYRRFTALVNEYYADKAAVLERIGRDDVIEETPTGRTEARTDDGDSTETNDLPDTGDAALTESNRSAPAESEGQTHSDQTPADGDPVVTDEGR, from the coding sequence ATGGTTCCAGACGACCCCCACGAGGCTCCAGATCCCCCGCAGGACGATTCACCGGCCTCGCAGTCGACCGACGATCAGTCGACCGAGAGCCGACTCGCCGCCCTCCGCCGGCGACTCGGGTACGTCGGTGACGTCCTCCGCGGCTCGCGAATCGAACTAGCCCGATACGACCCGAACGCACACGACCCGCTGGTGTCGTTCGACGTTCCCGTCGGGTTCTCGGAGATCGACCGATACTGGGTAAACGCCCCCTTCGCCTTCGTCTCGATCCTGTTCGATCCCGAGCGAAACGCCCACCAGTACACGGTCGTCGAACCCTCGCTTACGGACGAGGAGTCCGCGCTCCTCTCGACCGTCCTGGAAGACGTTCGCGACCCGCTGATCTACCGGGAGAGCGCCGTCGACGACATCGAAACGCGACTCGCCGACGCCGTCGGTGAACTGCTCGAACGCTACGGCGTCGACGTCGGCGTCGAGACGTTTTACCGACTCTTCTACTACGTCTACCGGGACTTCCAGGGGTACGGACGGCTCGACCCGATCATGAACGATCCACACGTCGAGGACATCTCGTGTGACGGATACGACCTGCCGATCTTCGTCTACCACGACGAGTACACGGACATCGAGACGACCGTCTCCTTCGACGCCGATGCGCTAGACGGGTTCGTCGTCCGTCTGGCCCAGCGGTCTGGTCGGCACATCTCGATCGGCGATCCGATGGTCGAGACGACCCTTCCCGACGGTTCGCGGGGTGAATTGGCGCTCGGTCAGGAGGTGACGCCGCGCGGCTCGGCGTTTACCATCCGAAAGTACGCCGACGAGCCGTTCACGCCGGTCGACTTGCTCACCTACGGGACGTTCGACGTCGCCCAGCTCGCCTATCTCTGGCTCGCCATCGAACACAACAAGAGTCTGGTCTTCGCCGGTGGGACCGCATCCGGCAAGACCACCAGCATGAACGCCGTTACGATGTTCATCACGCCGCGATCGAAGGTGTTGACCATCGAGGACACCAGGGAACTGCAGCTCTATCACGACAACTGGCTCTCGTCGGTCACCAGAGAGCGGATCCACGACGGGAACGACGTCACCATGTACGACCTCTTGCGGTCTGCGCTTCGACACCGACCGGAGTACATCGTCGTCGGCGAGGTTCGTGGTGAGGAGGCGATCACGCTCTTTCAGGCGATGAACACCGGTCACACGACCTATTCGACGATGCACGCGGACTCGGTTCAGACGGTGATAAATCGCCTCGAGAACGAACCGATCAACGTTCCCCGGGCGATGGTTCAGAGTCTGGATATCCTGTCGATACAGAAGATGACGCGCGTCGACGGCGAACGGGTCCGTCGAAACGAGGTGCTCGCCGAAATCGAGGGTATCGACCAGCGGACGGGCGAACTCGACTACTCGACGACGTTCACCAGAGATGGCGAGACCGACACGTTCACCGAATCGGGAAGCTCGGTGCTAGAGTCGATTCGTGACGAGCGCGGCTGGACCGAACGCGAACTTCGCCTGGAGCGTAAGAACCGCGAGGCGTTTCTGGAGTACCTACGCGATCAGGGCATCTCCGACTACCGTCGCTTTACCGCCCTCGTAAACGAGTACTACGCGGATAAAGCGGCCGTCTTAGAGCGGATCGGGAGGGACGACGTCATCGAAGAGACGCCCACCGGCCGTACGGAAGCGAGGACCGACGACGGTGACTCGACGGAGACGAACGATTTACCCGACACCGGCGATGCAGCGCTGACCGAATCGAATCGAAGCGCCCCCGCTGAATCGGAGGGTCAGACACATTCGGACCAAACTCCGGCCGACGGCGACCCCGTCGTCACGGACGAGGGACGGTGA
- a CDS encoding type II secretion system F family protein produces MSYANFLPLVVSLLLVTPVALARVHPPTDRTLTRVAIYLFGRYVDEFRSEHPARRHALRAAHAPDTYREYGARTFTFATLGAVLGSVLGIYLIWGILAILSIEPDVLRESLPSLLTFLANFGGVPELDPRELFVLFLVSSLTLGVIAGGATYWLRWWYPSYVADRRARAIEASLPSTVAFCYALSRSGMEFPQAIRIVGRNGDTYGTAAAEFDVAVKNMDVFGTDVTAALQTMGRRTASPQFREFTENLVSVLQSGHSLSDFLERQYHEYREEAESQQESILRMLATLAEAYVTVLVAGPLFLITILVVIGFSMGETIEPLRALIYVILPFGNLAFMVYLSMLTDRISPGGGSAPTERFGRRPTPPMTDGGVATSATASTDRARANLSRLRVYRKLRSIRRILGRPRRTLLERPSRLLWVTVPLAGAVVATRLPAAVTDGLGAVDDVAVIAALFVTGTFAVVYEIHRHRIEAVEAAVPDLLDRLASLNEAGMPIVSSVDRIRRSDLGVLNPELDRLWGDVRWGSDLEAAFRRFDRRIRTRAVSRMVTLLTEAMNASGNLATVLRIASRQAAADRRLARERKQTMTEYMVVVYVSFLVFVFIVAVLTAYLLPNMPAETATSANGDGPLADLGGGDRETYSMLFYHAAVIQGATSGFVAGQLATGDVRAGAKHAAFMMLIALVLFGVVL; encoded by the coding sequence GTGTCGTACGCGAACTTCCTCCCGCTCGTCGTCTCCCTGTTGCTGGTGACGCCGGTCGCGCTCGCACGCGTCCACCCGCCGACCGACCGGACACTCACTCGCGTGGCGATCTATCTCTTCGGTCGGTACGTCGACGAATTCCGGAGCGAACACCCCGCCCGTCGGCACGCCCTCCGGGCGGCGCACGCGCCCGACACCTACCGCGAGTACGGCGCGCGAACGTTCACGTTCGCGACGCTCGGTGCCGTGCTCGGCAGCGTTCTCGGGATCTACCTCATCTGGGGAATCCTCGCGATCCTGTCGATCGAGCCCGACGTTCTGCGGGAGTCGCTCCCGTCGTTACTCACGTTTCTCGCCAACTTCGGCGGCGTGCCGGAACTCGATCCGCGCGAACTGTTCGTCCTCTTTCTCGTCTCCTCGCTCACGCTCGGCGTGATCGCCGGCGGGGCGACCTACTGGCTTCGCTGGTGGTATCCCTCCTACGTCGCCGACCGACGGGCGCGAGCGATCGAGGCGTCGCTCCCCTCGACGGTGGCGTTCTGTTACGCCCTCTCGCGGAGCGGGATGGAGTTTCCGCAGGCGATCCGCATCGTCGGTCGAAACGGCGACACCTACGGAACGGCCGCCGCGGAGTTCGACGTCGCCGTCAAGAACATGGACGTCTTCGGAACGGACGTCACCGCCGCGTTACAGACGATGGGCCGGCGGACGGCGAGCCCCCAATTTCGCGAGTTCACCGAGAACCTCGTGAGCGTCCTGCAGAGCGGTCACAGCCTCTCGGACTTTCTCGAACGCCAGTACCACGAGTACCGGGAGGAAGCCGAATCGCAACAGGAGAGCATTTTGCGAATGCTCGCGACGCTGGCCGAGGCCTACGTCACCGTTCTCGTCGCGGGACCGCTGTTTCTCATCACGATCCTCGTGGTGATCGGCTTCTCGATGGGTGAGACGATCGAGCCGCTCCGGGCGCTCATCTACGTCATCCTCCCGTTCGGCAATCTGGCGTTCATGGTCTATCTCAGTATGCTTACCGATCGGATCAGTCCGGGCGGCGGGTCGGCTCCCACCGAACGATTTGGCCGACGGCCGACACCGCCGATGACCGACGGCGGCGTCGCGACCAGTGCGACGGCGTCGACCGACCGGGCCCGGGCGAACCTGTCTCGTCTTCGAGTGTATCGTAAACTGCGCTCGATTCGCCGGATCCTGGGTCGACCACGGCGAACGCTCCTCGAACGACCGAGTCGGTTACTCTGGGTGACGGTGCCGCTGGCCGGGGCCGTCGTCGCGACGCGGCTCCCGGCGGCTGTCACGGACGGTCTGGGGGCCGTGGACGACGTCGCTGTCATCGCCGCCCTCTTCGTCACGGGAACGTTCGCCGTCGTCTACGAGATTCACCGCCACCGTATCGAAGCGGTCGAGGCGGCGGTACCGGACCTGCTCGACCGTCTGGCGAGCTTGAACGAGGCAGGGATGCCGATCGTCTCGTCCGTCGACCGGATCCGTCGCTCCGACCTCGGCGTTCTCAACCCGGAACTCGATCGCCTCTGGGGCGACGTTCGGTGGGGATCGGATCTGGAGGCGGCGTTTCGTCGGTTCGATCGGCGCATCCGAACGCGCGCGGTGTCCCGGATGGTAACGCTGTTGACCGAAGCGATGAACGCGAGCGGGAATCTCGCGACGGTACTTCGAATAGCGTCGCGACAGGCTGCCGCGGACAGGCGGCTGGCACGCGAACGAAAGCAGACGATGACCGAGTACATGGTCGTCGTCTACGTCTCGTTTCTGGTCTTCGTCTTCATCGTCGCCGTGTTGACCGCCTATTTGCTGCCGAACATGCCGGCGGAAACGGCGACATCGGCGAACGGCGACGGACCCCTCGCCGACCTGGGCGGCGGCGACCGTGAGACCTATTCGATGCTGTTCTACCACGCGGCGGTAATTCAGGGGGCGACGTCCGGGTTCGTGGCGGGCCAGCTCGCGACCGGGGACGTTCGAGCCGGCGCGAAGCACGCCGCGTTCATGATGCTCATCGCCCTGGTGTTGTTCGGCGTCGTGCTGTGA